One genomic window of Augochlora pura isolate Apur16 chromosome 5, APUR_v2.2.1, whole genome shotgun sequence includes the following:
- the Irbp18 gene encoding inverted repeat binding protein 18 kDa isoform X1, giving the protein MDICETYEMAPKNKENKKKRQVSEEEDDEDYRRRRDRNNQAVKRSRVKSKLRTQQTLERVNQLKTENELLEEKIKMLTKELGFLKDLFLAHAGSSQHSINFQDIDLNALLADDSKSEEQVKEGSEL; this is encoded by the exons ATGGCTCctaaaaataaggaaaacaaAAAGAAGCGGCAAGTTTCCGAGGAGGAGGATGACGAAGATTATCGAAGGAGGAGGGACCGAAATAATCAG GCTGTAAAACGTTCTAGAGTTAAAAGCAAATTACGCACTCAACAGACTTTAGAACGTGTGAATCAGTTGAAAACAGAGAATGAGTTGCtcgaagaaaaaattaaaatgctcACCAAAGAACTTGGATTTTTGAAGGATCTTTTTCTTGCGCATGCTG GATCCAGTCAACATTCTATAAACTTTCAAGATATAGACTTGAATGCTCTTCTGGCTGATGATTCGAAGTCTGAAGAACAAGTGAAAGAAGGATCTGAACTATAG
- the Irbp18 gene encoding inverted repeat binding protein 18 kDa isoform X2 has translation MAPKNKENKKKRQVSEEEDDEDYRRRRDRNNQAVKRSRVKSKLRTQQTLERVNQLKTENELLEEKIKMLTKELGFLKDLFLAHAGSSQHSINFQDIDLNALLADDSKSEEQVKEGSEL, from the exons ATGGCTCctaaaaataaggaaaacaaAAAGAAGCGGCAAGTTTCCGAGGAGGAGGATGACGAAGATTATCGAAGGAGGAGGGACCGAAATAATCAG GCTGTAAAACGTTCTAGAGTTAAAAGCAAATTACGCACTCAACAGACTTTAGAACGTGTGAATCAGTTGAAAACAGAGAATGAGTTGCtcgaagaaaaaattaaaatgctcACCAAAGAACTTGGATTTTTGAAGGATCTTTTTCTTGCGCATGCTG GATCCAGTCAACATTCTATAAACTTTCAAGATATAGACTTGAATGCTCTTCTGGCTGATGATTCGAAGTCTGAAGAACAAGTGAAAGAAGGATCTGAACTATAG
- the Kappab-ras gene encoding NFKB inhibitor interacting Ras like 1 — protein sequence MGKTTKVVVCGMKGVGKTALLEQLIYGSISAKTEIHPTIEDIYVANIETDRGTKEKVRFYDTAGLESLQNNANNQQLPRHYLGFADGYVLVYDTAKPESLDVLFPLKKDIDRNKDKKEITVLVVGNRTKEEEAHSLENTASKAANWCTREKLKHYEVNVMDRTSLLEAFVHLSSRLNPPTNKSTFPQLSMGRKNIKVDAP from the exons ATGGGAAAAACAACGAAAGTAGTTGTTTGCGGGATGAAAGGAGTAGGAAAAACAGCATTGTTGGAGCAACTTATTTACGGAAGCATCAGCGCCAAAACA GAAATACATCCTACTATCGAGGACATATACGTTGCGAACATAGAAACGGATCGCGGCACTAAAGAAAAAGTACGATTTTACGACACAGCTGGACTGGAATCTCTGCAAAACAATGCAAATAATCAACAGCTGCCGCGACATTATCTTGGTTTCGCGGATGGATACGTTCTGGTTTATGATACGGCCAAACCAGAGTCCTTGGATGTGCTATTTCCATTGAAGAAAGACATAGACCGGAACAAGGATAAGAAAGAGATAACAGTTCTTGTTGTCGGCAATCGGACTAAGGAAGAGGAGGCCCACAGTTTGGAGAACACTGCAAGCAAAGCGGCCAACTGGTGCACCAGAGAAAAGCTGAAACACTACGAAGTGAATGTCATGGACAGGACTAGCTTGTTAGAAGCGTTCGTTCATTTATCCTCCAGACTGAATCCTCCCACGAATAAGAGTACTTTCCCACAGCTAAGTATGGGTAGAAAGAACATCAAGGTTGATGCACCATaa
- the Fa2h gene encoding fatty acid 2-hydroxylase isoform X1, which translates to MEKRLANGDRPAIGREAEQRLVNTEKDAFLVKYRNQFYNIREFIRYHPGGKRVLGHFENRSLDKAFIENPHSKAAHHLFEDFKVEAKEKYQEYEDLIDWDSSILSQVGDLGNRYWEWVNLPVNREIRMFKSSILESISITPWYLVPIVWIPVCIYFLRYGVTTMAGHYFGHALVDAFISYVFGILLWTILEYVLHRKLFHFKPPATSKLLICLHFILHGVHHKAPFDNRRLVFPPVVGLLMAKLLWSIYQASFPSSVVYFIAAGTTTGYLCYDLIHYYLHHGAPKSGSYLYIMKRNHNYHHFSHHELGNDPFTFKRRSNRLGMLILVPLGFGISSKLWDYAFGTSIYLRQLTKPIEW; encoded by the exons ATGGAAAAGCGATTAGCTAACGGAGATCGGCCGGCGATCGGTCGGGAAGCCGAACAACGATTAGTCAACACCGAGAAGGACGCGTTTCTAGTCAAGTATCGGAATCAGTTCTACAATATCCGCGAATTTATCAGGTACCATCCCGGTGGAAAACGCGTGCTTGGTCATTTTGAAAATCGAAGCCTCGACAAGGCTTTTATCGAGAATCCACACTCCAAGGCGGCCCACCACCTGTTCGAGGACTTCAAGGTGGAGGCGAAGGAAAAATACCAGGAATACGAA GACCTGATCGATTGGGACTCGTCTATTCTCAGCCAAGTAGGAGATTTGGGAAATCGATACTGGGAATGGGTGAACCTGCCGGTGAACCGTGAGATCCGAATGTTCAAGTCGAGTATCCTGGAGTCAATATCGATCACACCGTGGTACTTGGTGCCAATCGTGTGGATCCCGGTGTGTATCTATTTTCTTCGATACGGCGTCACGACCATGGCCGGCCATTACTTTG GACACGCGCTGGTCGACGCTTTTATCTCATACGTGTTCGGTATTTTGTTATGGACTATATTAGAGTATGTGCTTCACCGGAagttgtttcattttaaaccGCCAGCCACGTCGAAGCTACTCATCTGCTTGCACTTTATACTTCATGGGGTCCACCACAAA gcTCCCTTCGACAACAGGAGACTAGTGTTTCCGCCAGTGGTCGGCCTGCTCATGGCTAAGTTACTATGGAGCATTTACCAAGCATCGTTTCCTTCGTCAgtggtttattttattgccgCCGGTACTACAACAG GGTATCTTTGTTACGacttaattcattattatttacatcaCGGCGCGCCGAAAAGCGGGAGCTATCTCTACATCATGAAAAGAAATCACAATTATCATCATTTTTCGCATCACGAGCTAGGTAATGATCCGTTTACCTTTAAACGCCGCTCTAACCGTCTTGGAATGCTAATACTTGTCCCTTTAGGTTTCGGTATCAGCAGCAAACTATGGGACTATGCGTTTGGAACAAGCATTTATCTCCGACAATTAACAAAACCCATAGAATGGTGA
- the Fa2h gene encoding fatty acid 2-hydroxylase isoform X2 yields MEKRLANGDRPAIGREAEQRLVNTEKDAFLVKYRNQFYNIREFIRYHPGGKRVLGHFENRSLDKAFIENPHSKAAHHLFEDFKVEAKEKYQEYEDLIDWDSSILSQVGDLGNRYWEWVNLPVNREIRMFKSSILESISITPWYLVPIVWIPVCIYFLRYGVTTMAGHYFGHALVDAFISYVFGILLWTILEYVLHRKLFHFKPPATSKLLICLHFILHGVHHKAPFDNRRLVFPPVVGLLMAKLLWSIYQASFPSSVVYFIAAGTTTGYLCYDLIHYYLHHGAPKSGSYLYIMKRNHNYHHFSHHELGFGISSKLWDYAFGTSIYLRQLTKPIEW; encoded by the exons ATGGAAAAGCGATTAGCTAACGGAGATCGGCCGGCGATCGGTCGGGAAGCCGAACAACGATTAGTCAACACCGAGAAGGACGCGTTTCTAGTCAAGTATCGGAATCAGTTCTACAATATCCGCGAATTTATCAGGTACCATCCCGGTGGAAAACGCGTGCTTGGTCATTTTGAAAATCGAAGCCTCGACAAGGCTTTTATCGAGAATCCACACTCCAAGGCGGCCCACCACCTGTTCGAGGACTTCAAGGTGGAGGCGAAGGAAAAATACCAGGAATACGAA GACCTGATCGATTGGGACTCGTCTATTCTCAGCCAAGTAGGAGATTTGGGAAATCGATACTGGGAATGGGTGAACCTGCCGGTGAACCGTGAGATCCGAATGTTCAAGTCGAGTATCCTGGAGTCAATATCGATCACACCGTGGTACTTGGTGCCAATCGTGTGGATCCCGGTGTGTATCTATTTTCTTCGATACGGCGTCACGACCATGGCCGGCCATTACTTTG GACACGCGCTGGTCGACGCTTTTATCTCATACGTGTTCGGTATTTTGTTATGGACTATATTAGAGTATGTGCTTCACCGGAagttgtttcattttaaaccGCCAGCCACGTCGAAGCTACTCATCTGCTTGCACTTTATACTTCATGGGGTCCACCACAAA gcTCCCTTCGACAACAGGAGACTAGTGTTTCCGCCAGTGGTCGGCCTGCTCATGGCTAAGTTACTATGGAGCATTTACCAAGCATCGTTTCCTTCGTCAgtggtttattttattgccgCCGGTACTACAACAG GGTATCTTTGTTACGacttaattcattattatttacatcaCGGCGCGCCGAAAAGCGGGAGCTATCTCTACATCATGAAAAGAAATCACAATTATCATCATTTTTCGCATCACGAGCTAG GTTTCGGTATCAGCAGCAAACTATGGGACTATGCGTTTGGAACAAGCATTTATCTCCGACAATTAACAAAACCCATAGAATGGTGA
- the LOC144470356 gene encoding sodium- and chloride-dependent transporter XTRP3 isoform X2, protein MVVKNETARNGHELAPLNENRQSGQNVTIVVSGSQNAAGSQESKEDNRAAWSGKMQFFLSIIGYSVGLGNIWRFPYLCQQNGGGAFLIPFFVMLILEGVPLFLIELGLGQRMRQGALGVWNTIHPWLGGIGIASCIVTFFVALYYNVIITWCFFYLFNSLESPLPWAKCPEVDGKPVEECVKSSETAYFWYRTTLDAAPSIEDGQGLKWWIVLCLLLSWIVVFFIVMKGIQSSGKVVYFTSMFPYLVLTIFFIRGITLKGASAGLAHMYTPKIGKLLEPTVWLDAATQVFYSFGLAFGSLIAFGSYNTPDNNCVRDVILVSTCNAFTAIYASVVIFAILGFKAMTNVEKCLASNKDLLFDNGLIPHPNITMEEYEDTISKLSTNMLNFSLASCSLSEQLDNAAEGTGLAFIVFTQAIVELPGAPFWSCIFFMMLLALGLGSQIGILEGMLCVIFDIDLFKRIKKQYMTGVVCTICFFVGLIFCTGAGEYWLKMFDSFAGTIGLVMVALMEMLSVVFIYGHEKFTKDIEEMTGYRPGPYWQVTWRFLAPMIMVCILVSSIVSMFLKKPQYSAWDAAKGMAVPTNYPSWVLAIAAVIIFAGIAPIPIVFLLRRFQCVKLDVDIHQGSIRRIDTTVSTKEMMGDVDLDEYHDRLEDFPEEDEDINSDDDNNSAPPITKIVSNKLQGKPFKMEVMDF, encoded by the exons ATGGTAGTGAAGAACGAGACCGCGAGGAACGGGCACGAGCTCGCTCCCTTGAACGAGAACCGTCAGTCAGGCCAGAACGTGACGATCGTCGTGTCCGGTTCGCAGAATGCAGCCGGAAGCCAGGAGTCCAAGGAGGACAATAGGGCGGCATGGAGCGGGAAGATGCAGTTCTTTCTCAGTATCATCGGGTACAGCGTGGGCCTCGGCAACATTTGGAGGTTCCCGTACCTGTGCCAACAAAACGGAGGAG GTGCCTTTCTCATCCCCTTTTTCGTGATGCTAATCCTAGAGGGTGTACCCCTGTTTCTGATCGAGCTGGGCCTCGGTCAACGTATGCGACAGGGTGCCCTAGGCGTGTGGAACACGATACACCCTTGGCTGGGCGGCATCGGCATCGCTTCCTGCATCGTCACCTTCTTCGTCGCTCTATACTACAACGTCATCATCACCTGGTGCTTCTTCTACCTGTTCAACTCGCTCGAG AGTCCGTTGCCGTGGGCGAAATGTCCGGAAGTTGACGGGAAACCGGTCGAGGAGTGCGTCAAGAGTTCCGAGACCGCTTACTTCTGGTACAGAACCACCCTGGACGCGGCGCCCTCGATCGAGGACGGTCAGGGGCTCAAGTGGTGGATCGTGCTTTGTCTGCTGTTGAGCTGGATCGTCGTCTTCTTCATCGTGATGAAGGGAATCCAATCCTCGGGAAAG GTGGTATATTTTACATCCATGTTCCCGTATTTGGTGCTTACTATCTTTTTTATTCGTGGAATAACGTTAAAAGGTGCCAGCGCTGGATTGGCCCATATGTACACGCCAAAG ATCGGGAAACTGTTAGAGCCGACGGTCTGGCTCGACGCAGCGACGCAGGTTTTTTACAGTTTCGGGCTAGCGTTCGGCTCGCTGATCGCATTCGGTTCGTACAACACCCCGGACAACAACTGCGTCCGGGACGTAATCCTGGTCAGCACTTGTAACGCCTTCACCGCGATTTATGCGAGCGTCGTGATATTCGCCATTCTGGGCTTCAAGGCAATGACGAACGTCGAAAAGTGCCTCGCCAG CAACAAAGACTTACTATTCGACAATGGATTAATACCGCACCCTAACATCACCATGGAAGAATACGAGGACACTATAAGCAAGCTGAGCACGAATATGCTCAACTTTTCGCTGGCCAGTTGTAGCTTGAGCGAACAGCTGGATAAC GCCGCCGAAGGAACAGGACTGGCGTTCATAGTGTTCACACAAGCGATCGTTGAGCTGCCCGGCGCGCCTTTTTGGTCCTGCATCTTTTTCATGATGCTGCTTGCCCTCGGTCTGGGCTCTCAGATCGGTATACTGGAGGGCATGCTGTGCGTCATATTTGACATCGACCTGTTCAAACGAATAAAGAAGCAATATATGACAG GGGTGGTTTGCACTATCTGCTTCTTCGTCGGACTGATCTTCTGCACCGGCGCCGGAGAGTACTGGCTGAAGATGTTCGATAGCTTCGCAGGTACCATAGGTCTCGTGATGGTCGCGCTCATGGAAATGCTGTCGGTGGTCTTCATCTACGGTCACGAAAA GTTCACCAAGGACATAGAGGAGATGACAGGGTATAGGCCGGGACCTTACTGGCAAGTTACCTGGCGATTCCTCGCACCCATGATAATGGTCTGCATTCTGGTTTCTAGTATAGTGTCGATGTTCTTAAAAAAACCTCAGTATTCGGCGTGGGATGCCGCCAAG GGCATGGCTGTGCCCACCAATTATCCAAGCTGGGTGCTGGCCATTGCGGCGGTGATTATATTTGCGGGCATCGCGCCAATACCGATAGTATTTCTTCTGAGGCGGTTCCAATGCGTCAAGCTTGACGTGGATATCCATCAGGGCAGTATACGACGCATCGACACGACGGTCTCTACCAAGGAAATGATGGGCGACGTCGAT CTGGACGAGTACCACGACAGGCTCGAGGACTTCccggaggaggacgaggacaTAAACAGCGACGACGACAACAACAGCGCGCCGCCGATCACGAAGATCGTGTCGAACAAGCTGCAGGGGAAACCGTTCAAGATGGAGGTGATGGACTTCTGA
- the LOC144470356 gene encoding sodium- and chloride-dependent transporter XTRP3 isoform X1, which yields MVVKNETARNGHELAPLNENRQSGQNVTIVVSGSQNAAGSQESKEDNRAAWSGKMQFFLSIIGYSVGLGNIWRFPYLCQQNGGGAFLIPFFVMLILEGVPLFLIELGLGQRMRQGALGVWNTIHPWLGGIGIASCIVTFFVALYYNVIITWCFFYLFNSLEAVTIKFGSPLPWAKCPEVDGKPVEECVKSSETAYFWYRTTLDAAPSIEDGQGLKWWIVLCLLLSWIVVFFIVMKGIQSSGKVVYFTSMFPYLVLTIFFIRGITLKGASAGLAHMYTPKIGKLLEPTVWLDAATQVFYSFGLAFGSLIAFGSYNTPDNNCVRDVILVSTCNAFTAIYASVVIFAILGFKAMTNVEKCLASNKDLLFDNGLIPHPNITMEEYEDTISKLSTNMLNFSLASCSLSEQLDNAAEGTGLAFIVFTQAIVELPGAPFWSCIFFMMLLALGLGSQIGILEGMLCVIFDIDLFKRIKKQYMTGVVCTICFFVGLIFCTGAGEYWLKMFDSFAGTIGLVMVALMEMLSVVFIYGHEKFTKDIEEMTGYRPGPYWQVTWRFLAPMIMVCILVSSIVSMFLKKPQYSAWDAAKGMAVPTNYPSWVLAIAAVIIFAGIAPIPIVFLLRRFQCVKLDVDIHQGSIRRIDTTVSTKEMMGDVDLDEYHDRLEDFPEEDEDINSDDDNNSAPPITKIVSNKLQGKPFKMEVMDF from the exons ATGGTAGTGAAGAACGAGACCGCGAGGAACGGGCACGAGCTCGCTCCCTTGAACGAGAACCGTCAGTCAGGCCAGAACGTGACGATCGTCGTGTCCGGTTCGCAGAATGCAGCCGGAAGCCAGGAGTCCAAGGAGGACAATAGGGCGGCATGGAGCGGGAAGATGCAGTTCTTTCTCAGTATCATCGGGTACAGCGTGGGCCTCGGCAACATTTGGAGGTTCCCGTACCTGTGCCAACAAAACGGAGGAG GTGCCTTTCTCATCCCCTTTTTCGTGATGCTAATCCTAGAGGGTGTACCCCTGTTTCTGATCGAGCTGGGCCTCGGTCAACGTATGCGACAGGGTGCCCTAGGCGTGTGGAACACGATACACCCTTGGCTGGGCGGCATCGGCATCGCTTCCTGCATCGTCACCTTCTTCGTCGCTCTATACTACAACGTCATCATCACCTGGTGCTTCTTCTACCTGTTCAACTCGCTCGAG GCCGTCACGATTAAATTTGGC AGTCCGTTGCCGTGGGCGAAATGTCCGGAAGTTGACGGGAAACCGGTCGAGGAGTGCGTCAAGAGTTCCGAGACCGCTTACTTCTGGTACAGAACCACCCTGGACGCGGCGCCCTCGATCGAGGACGGTCAGGGGCTCAAGTGGTGGATCGTGCTTTGTCTGCTGTTGAGCTGGATCGTCGTCTTCTTCATCGTGATGAAGGGAATCCAATCCTCGGGAAAG GTGGTATATTTTACATCCATGTTCCCGTATTTGGTGCTTACTATCTTTTTTATTCGTGGAATAACGTTAAAAGGTGCCAGCGCTGGATTGGCCCATATGTACACGCCAAAG ATCGGGAAACTGTTAGAGCCGACGGTCTGGCTCGACGCAGCGACGCAGGTTTTTTACAGTTTCGGGCTAGCGTTCGGCTCGCTGATCGCATTCGGTTCGTACAACACCCCGGACAACAACTGCGTCCGGGACGTAATCCTGGTCAGCACTTGTAACGCCTTCACCGCGATTTATGCGAGCGTCGTGATATTCGCCATTCTGGGCTTCAAGGCAATGACGAACGTCGAAAAGTGCCTCGCCAG CAACAAAGACTTACTATTCGACAATGGATTAATACCGCACCCTAACATCACCATGGAAGAATACGAGGACACTATAAGCAAGCTGAGCACGAATATGCTCAACTTTTCGCTGGCCAGTTGTAGCTTGAGCGAACAGCTGGATAAC GCCGCCGAAGGAACAGGACTGGCGTTCATAGTGTTCACACAAGCGATCGTTGAGCTGCCCGGCGCGCCTTTTTGGTCCTGCATCTTTTTCATGATGCTGCTTGCCCTCGGTCTGGGCTCTCAGATCGGTATACTGGAGGGCATGCTGTGCGTCATATTTGACATCGACCTGTTCAAACGAATAAAGAAGCAATATATGACAG GGGTGGTTTGCACTATCTGCTTCTTCGTCGGACTGATCTTCTGCACCGGCGCCGGAGAGTACTGGCTGAAGATGTTCGATAGCTTCGCAGGTACCATAGGTCTCGTGATGGTCGCGCTCATGGAAATGCTGTCGGTGGTCTTCATCTACGGTCACGAAAA GTTCACCAAGGACATAGAGGAGATGACAGGGTATAGGCCGGGACCTTACTGGCAAGTTACCTGGCGATTCCTCGCACCCATGATAATGGTCTGCATTCTGGTTTCTAGTATAGTGTCGATGTTCTTAAAAAAACCTCAGTATTCGGCGTGGGATGCCGCCAAG GGCATGGCTGTGCCCACCAATTATCCAAGCTGGGTGCTGGCCATTGCGGCGGTGATTATATTTGCGGGCATCGCGCCAATACCGATAGTATTTCTTCTGAGGCGGTTCCAATGCGTCAAGCTTGACGTGGATATCCATCAGGGCAGTATACGACGCATCGACACGACGGTCTCTACCAAGGAAATGATGGGCGACGTCGAT CTGGACGAGTACCACGACAGGCTCGAGGACTTCccggaggaggacgaggacaTAAACAGCGACGACGACAACAACAGCGCGCCGCCGATCACGAAGATCGTGTCGAACAAGCTGCAGGGGAAACCGTTCAAGATGGAGGTGATGGACTTCTGA
- the LOC144470452 gene encoding venom serine protease 34: MERGSVSSKSVESATIFIAFPQSILAAMKGVAAPQLAVLFWLALLLGSSNAQQSNCVFSQDLEPSENYYIYNSQYPNNYRGAQSCLFSVRSDYKIKINCTTDMPRSTNCIQDKLVIGVSDTVQHKYCGKGQFDLESEGSTLTVQFESPFWSRGGWFLCMVTATVPPKDDNCQCGWMNPTRIVGGTEAGINEYPMMGALVDFLIKMPFCGCTIIDDKYVLTAAHCTLNRNVRNFGILIGDHDYSTGYETNATKLYGVKRIILHPNYDSHRRINDVAILEVVEPIQFNDKVGPACLPFEHGDDSFGGELVQALGWGSTEYGGEPSTTLQKVTLNVETNLQCRKSYPDVTKNEICTYTKDKDTCGMDSGGPILWKNPTSHNLLLAGVINYGIGCALVGSVNLRVGAYVDWIVKSTPDANYCIIE; this comes from the exons ATGGAACGAGGATCAGTTTCAAGCAAGTCCGTCGAAAGTGCTACGATTTTCATTGCGTTTCCACAAAGTATCTTAGCCGCCATGAAAG GTGTTGCAGCACCACAATTGGCGGTACTTTTCTGGCTGGCGTTGCTTTTAGGATCCAGCAACGCGCAACAGAGCAACTGCGTTTTCTCTCAGGACCTGGAGCCTtccgaaaattattacatctaCAACTCGCAATATCCAAACAATTATCGTGGGGCTCAGTCATGCTTATTTAGCGTACGCAGCGACTACAAGATCAAAATCAATTGCACTACGGATATGCCACGG AGTACAAACTGCATCCAGGACAAGTTAGTAATTGGAGTCAGCGACACCGTGCAGCACAAGTACTGCGGTAAGGGGCAATTTGACCTCGAGTCTGAAGGATCAACGTTGACAGTACAGTTCGAATCACCTTTCTGGTCTCGGGGTGGCTGGTTCCTCTGCATGGTCACAGCAACCGTTCCTCCGAAGGATGATAACTGTCAATGCGGTTGGATGAATCCT ACCAGAATCGTGGGTGGTACCGAGGCAGGCATAAACGAGTACCCCATGATGGGCGCTTTGGTAGACTTCCTTATCAAAATGCCGTTCTGCGGGTGTACAATAATTGATGACAAATACGTGCTGACCGCTGCGCACTGTACTCTCAATAGAAACGTCAGGAATTTTGGTATATTGATCGGTGATCACGATTACAGTACAG GCTACGAAACTAATGCTACTAAGCTGTACGGAGTTAAACGTATAATTCTTCATCCGAATTACGACTCACACAGAAGAATAAACGACGTAGCCATTTTAGAAGTTGTTGAACCAATTCAGTTCAACGACAAAGTTGGGCCAGCCTGTCTGCCGTTTGAACATGGGGATGACTCTTTCGGAGGAGAACTCGTTCAAGCGTTAG GATGGGGATCTACGGAATACGGCGGAGAACCGTCGACGACCCTCCAGAAGGTCACACTGAATGTGGAAACGAATCTCCAGTGTCGAAAGAGTTACCCGGATGTGACCAAAAATGAAATCTGCACCTATACGAAGGATAAAGACACTTGCGGG ATGGACAGCGGTGGACCCATTCTATGGAAAAACCCCACGAGCCACAACTTATTGCTCGCGGGCGTGATTAATTATGGGATCGGTTGCGCTTTGGTAGGCAGCGTGAATTTAAGAGTGGGTGCTTATGTTGATTGGATCGTGAAATCTACCCCAG ATGCCAATTACTGCATCATCGAATGA